The DNA region TATTTATGCTTtcgctgtttttttttttctttcaaaaaacctCATTTTCTTAGCAGAGATAGTGAATTGTTTGTTGGAATTCAATTGGGATAAAATGGTTCAAGAGTTCTCAATGTTGATGCTTGTGTAAAAACTAGAAACTACACTTGTGTGCTTTGTCTTTATTAAATGCTTGTTTTGTTCCCAATAGATCCAATTATATTTCCCTTGACTTGCATTACTACTACATTACCAATGCACCAAAACACACATCCTCACAGATAAACTGTTGTAGGCTCTAATCTGTATCTATATATACCATCTACAGGAACCTTGTTATGCTTtatttctttgtttccttgtgttgttttgtttgcttAGTATATAGCAGAATGTTGGTTTCTAGACACTAGAAGTAGGTTGTTTATATACCAAACTatcatttgatttcttttattttaacaaattatcAAACTAGAAAATATTCATTATAATTAGCTTAAGCATAAGCTTCATTGCTTCTTGCTCCCTTGTCCTCCAGCCACGTTAAGAAAAGCACTTACATAAAATCAAAGTTGGTTATTGGCTTAAGATTGTACGTTAGTTTACATGTGGAAAAGCAAGAAAACACCACAATAGGAATATCAGAAGTAATCTACAGACTAAACAAGCATGCAAGCAAACACTAGAATGAGTCTATCGCCTAACACAATTGATTATCTTGGTAACTTCCATGCTGAAGCAACAATCAAGTTTTTGTCTTCCCAACCAAAGTGAAGCGCTCCCATTTCCTCCTTAATCTTGTACCTGTCGCAATACACCATCTTAATAAGTTTTCGGATTTCATCGGTGACATTTGTGCTCATTGGGGATGAAGTGAAGCCAGCCATTGTCATCCTTGCTCTccattatataatatttgtcatcttaaaactaatttatatttaaatttaaaaataattacattgttttaaaattaaaaattattattttcatactGAAGCATGAAATACGAATAAATAAAGTCTTTCATATCTTTAATAatgccaataattttttttaaatgaatcattatatatttttaaaatatatgtataataattgAAAAGGTTGGAAACACTTGTCATACAATTAGTTTGtcgaaaaaaatgattaaaaaaaaatcaatcaatggattttttataaaaatagtacaaattaaaatatttccagataaaataaatatgtatatagtacttaatatatatatatatatatatacaaactaaaaaatttctcaaaataatttaaataaaaaattaaaaaactcttaaaaagtaaaataacacCAACATATAAATCTCGCcagaatataaatatttatatttcttaatttttatccatactaaattattttcacttttatctaatatcaaatccaaaaataatccTAAAAAAATAACTGTAAACAAATCAATCCTagtcttataaaataaaagaagactcatataaatactaattttcaaacgaaattttaattatttttcaggtaaaataaaataccatTGATAATAgaacatttattttcaaaacaaataatgtgagcaattattttttttttttgaaaggtgaGCTAAGGAATGACAAAGAGATAGGACTTTCCAAATGTGTTAACACCTCCTCTCACAGCCATCGTAACCtgaaattaattagttattactagagatatataatagaaatatttaatggtagaattaatataaaaaattgtttactattcaaaaaatgaaatttatacctagcaagaattatattttaaaattatagaatattttataaatcataataaatatataatatttttaattatactatgataatttttaataaaattaacaaaataatatttacattatttgattaagataaataaatacacTTAATATCCgtcttttaatttatgttttgtacaaaataattgtttgtttatataattatttaaaaattataataaataaatatcttttatgTTATGAAAATATGTCataatcaaattttgtaaaattaagtattttaaaatataaggtaTAATGtaacactaatgattcattaagGTTTAATATGATGTAAGTGAAATTTATGCATTGATGAAGATCCAATTtgactttagtaaaacatgtgCACTAAGCAAAGCTTAATAAGATGCAATGTGTAACTTATGCATTTACTAAAAGTCCAAATTGACTTTAATTTAAGGCTTAACTGCAAAGTccatccttaattttttaatttgctatCTAAGTTctcttatatttcaaaattcacttgattgttaaattttaaacattgacTAGACTAGAAAgttaatcaatatatttttttaaaaataagaaatttaaaaatacttgaGGCCTTAGAATGAAAAACACACTCCTTCACCATTGAACCCAAGTGTTCATTTGAATATTTGGtgtaaaatatagtattaatataaatttttggcttaattgtaaaattcgtcctcctattttttaattgactATTTGAGtcctcttatattttaaaatatactatctTAGTCCTTAGAACTGATTTTAATCGTTgactattaaatttaaatgttaactaAACTAGAAAGTTgaccagtgttttaaaaaaaaaacttagagtgAAAAACACATTCCTTTTCTACTACGTTGACTAGACTAGACtagaaatttcattttaatttattttatatttaaaattttattatttattagcgACCGAAGCAGCAACCGATACTTTCGGTTGCCAATTTGATCCCAAGCAAAATTGCAACCCAACATGTAGCAACTGAATTGTAGGTACTTGCAACTGACTATTTTGGTCACTAAGTAGTGACCGAAGTTTTATTCTATAGTCGAAGGATTTTTTCGACACACAGTGTTTGGTTTCTATTTTGGTCGCTATAAATTTTAGCAACTGAATTTAAGGATTTAGCGACTGAATTTAAGGATTTAGGGACCAAATTTGTCGTTCGCTAAATCATTTTTTCTGTAGTGATTGTAGtggtaagtaaaaaaaaaattattgccaACTATTATAGCTGATGTGGTCATGAGACAATTGCACTGAATAAAAAAACCTTTATACATGTTTTTGTGACAATTACACTTGAAACAAACATTTTTATTCATGGGCATTTTCGGTACAGTATAACGTATTTGCCTATTTGGCTCGTGGAATGAAACAGTAGGCTCACAGTAGCACTCTTGTCACTGGcataaattattatgaaatgaatcatgtgataaaatttgattaagaCACATACGATACAAACAATGAATTGTACGTGgcaataattaaatgaattagaTTGAAGCGGTTAGAACTCGAACTGCATGTTAGATGTGTAGCCAAGTGCGTCAAGATGAGTAGCCATGGCTTTATTCATAGGTGGTGGACCACACCTAAGTATCTGCAAAATGTaaacattttcaatttaattaattataagcaTAACAATAATCAGACCAAGTAATGTGTGATCAATGCAAGAGTAAAAAATGTGGATTCTATTGTTAATTTGCTTGCTATAGTACGTAGTTAATTCAACCTGAATATCTTGGGCTGGTTCAGGACAATGTGATTTAATAATCTCCTTCGATATAAATCCAATGCCACCATTCCATTGTTCAGGAGGCTGCCAAGTATGGAAAATATCAAACATTTTAATCTACGAAGAcattgatggctatggactcaACTTATAGTTAGACTGATAATGAAGGTTTTTATTTCTTACTGTTGAGAGATAAtatttgtcaaaattaaaattacttttattgttttttgtttaagaaaaatggataatattgctctaaaaaaaaggataatattGTACTCGCAAAATCAATTCAACTTTAGTTTAAATCACTcgattaattttaaatcatgTGTAGTCATATAATAGTTTATATTCTTTAAAGATTATATAATTAagagatatttaaaataattgccTGAAAAGTATACATATTACAAGAATCCTACAAATGGGGATTTTTTGGATATATCAGCAACTAACCTTATTAAGAACATGGTAGACTTCAAATCTTTGAGCAAATTTGTTTGCAAAGTTATCTAGTTCTTCCTGCAACACCAAACAGATCTCCCTCAGATCAAGCTACTTAATTCAATACTTACCTTTTAGTTCAAAATAGTAAATTTCTCCAGCCTTGTATgggatatttataatttaaataaaacttataaatagaaacaaattaaattaaagagatagttttttaaaattgactgaaattatttcaaacaaattatttgaattaatatacaAGACTTTTATTGATACAATgtgtcaaaatttaaattttaaaaaattaaattaaattaataatcataaaatGTAATTCATGTATATAAGGgaagatatattttattaatttgatataaaattttaattttaaatcaaattgacAGTAAACGTAAGTAATaatatttgacaaaaataaaataattataaataaaagagtaaagTTAATTTGTAATGCAGGAGAAGTCACATATGGTTTATGAATATAAAATAGTTCTTAATAAAAAGGCTCTTTAATAGTaaacattcaaatttatatgtgtagcttttttatattgttataaaaaattgacaGATCATttccaaacaaaaataagagataATCTTATGCTATAaattaaccaaaaataaatttaaacaatgatatataatattattaagaaaacaaaatatattactcATGTAATAAAagagatatataaaaaaacaaaatatcaactcttttttaatttttttctcttataaactaaaattaacttatacatCCAACTTTCGGAAAAGTTGATAAGCGAGTTTGTATAAAATTAAGTGTATAAGCTGAATTTaacttaattcattttaatttttattttcttctcctataaatgcttttagaaaaaaaatctaataaatggGCCAAAGTCTAAGTAGAAAACAAGGAAAAATATATAGTCACAGTGCCGTAATTGACTTGGTTTGCTAGCGGAAGTGTTTGTGTAGGTTCTCTCTACTCtaataatcatacaacattaACCAAGAAATAAACTACTTCTATGAGAAGGACTCCGTAACATGCATACTTAATTACCTTTAACAGAATGTCGTCCACTGTTACATTGGCGTAAACAAGGTGCACCTTTGTTTTGTCCTTAGGGTTTTCAAGAATGGCTCTTATGAGCTGCAAGAAAAGATGGGGACTAAGAAAGATAAGCTCATTTTCAGTATGTTCTTCCAAACaattatatgtttatatatatatatatatatatgtaatcatgaataaataacttaaatacATACTTATTCagataaaaatttacataatgaaaatttatatcaCAAGCACTTAAATAACTTTCTCCATAAAACTTCTTAAACTTAGCTAAAAATTACTTTcttaaaaacttaaccaaaaagAGTGCCTGAAagcttattatatatatgtacgcACCTGAAACATTGGAGTTATGCCTGAGCCCCCAGCAATCATTCCAAATGCCCTAACTTGGCCAGGTTTGTAACTGAAACGTCCCTACAAGTCGCAAATATACAGTTACATCCATTATGCTTTTGAGACTATCAAGTAAATCAAAACTAAGCACTTTAATTTAGACCTTCAATATCTTTTCTGGGgactataattattttttttaatcatcctTTATTTTGCCTTATTAAGGGTGACAATTAGTACCTTGGGGCCCCTCACGGCCAAGTAATCACCTTCCTTCATTTGTCTAAAATGGTGGGACATCTTTCCATTCGGGTACATctgtttgaaaaaaaggtaaattatTATTCCTTTCGCAATATCtagaaaataacattatatgtgtgtgtgtgtgaaacaGGTAAATTCATTTATCCCTTTGCAAAATTTTTCCACTAAAAATGTACCTTCACAACCAACTCGAAGTAGCCAATATTTGAATCCAACGTGATTGGAGTATATGATCTCATAACTTCCTCTCCTTGGCTATCTTTTCCCCTGCTTAACATTAACAAATAACAGttatactctctctctctctcatttttttaatgtaaaatttatgaTGTTTTTATTCAACGGGATAAGTTAAATATACTACAGTATATAGAACAATATAAGGTATATATTTTCCTAACCTAGCAAGTATGTTTTTTCCAACAGGAAGGCCCAATACCGAAGAAGGAGTAGGAAGGGCAAATTTGAATCTTGCAACGTTATGGCTGAGCTGAGTCTTCTTTATGAGTTTAAATTCCTTGAAATTTTTGGGGTCCAAGCTTCCTGAAAATTGTCATTTTGATAGTAAAATTTGTATGCAAAGACGAGTCTAATGGCATTTTCAAATGATGGcacaattcttttttaaaagaactaCGATGTTGCTTTGAGGTTGTATTTTTATAAGCTCCAGCATATAAAAACATACagccatatttatttattaatttttatttgaatttttattagcaCATCTTCATCTTAATGTCGTTTCATTGATCTAAATGTTACAAACTTGGAGCACTTTTGTTCTTGAAAATCCACATTGCTTTATAGATTAAGGCTGAGtaaaacatgataaaaatataacccAAACGTTAGCATGTCATGATTTGGGCTATCGAATTTAATTAGGAGGCGactgagaaagaaaagaatatgtAATTTGCTTTTAAGGATGTTACTTGAGAAAGACACAGAGACAACAGTATGGATATTCAGGAAAACATGCAGAAAACTCACccagcttttaaaaaaaattaatttaattgcttacatataattttaaataaaccataggcatttattaacttattaattataaCTGCAGTGAGAATAACACAACAGATTAAACCAATTAATTAGACCAACAAGCCTAGTCTGTTTTTCAGGGAAAACGCAACTAAAATGTCTGGGTaggattttaaataataatgaatacaTATCATTagatttataacaaaaaatatttttttttgctgaagtttataataataaacattgGAGCACTAAAATTTTGCTATGGATTTATTTAACTCTATTTAAGTCTAATATAATGACAAtagtattataatttaatttatatcaactttgtaaataatataataagtgATAGAGCGATGATATGTAATACTACGTGCAGGAGGAGGCTGATGGAAGCAATCGAGAGTGAAAACTACTTGAAGTAATACATTTGAGGAGGTTTAGCTAATTTTAAGAAATGAATTTTCTATTTTGGGTACAACATATAATATTTTGGATTTAACTCCTTCATATctagtaaaaattaaataaagtaagtaattaaattgataagtaaattaattagtagttaatatatatatatatatatatatatatatatatatatatatatatatatatatatatatatattctaattcaTGAGTAGTTTATTATGCTTGTGCACATAATATTAATCTCCTTCGTCATTAAGGATTGAACAACGATCGAGATTAGTTAATTCATCATTTAAAATGACTCATTCACTTTAGAAGATTGATATCAAAATGTCCTAAAGCAGAAAACTCTAAGAGTGTATTTGGATAGGATAATTTAACTaggtaatgtattttttataggaaattaaattttttttctttattaaaagtaactatttggatattttagtaaaaggaattcaaaattttagaattttaaaaagaattttagttagttaaaagaatagaatttcaaattctatcttCAAGAGagtgaatttcaaattctctcttctggttcctcttcctcttctctctTGAACTTTTCTCTACTCTCTTGTGGAAGCCACGACTCCACGAGCTCTCCAGTGGAATCGCAAGCCTGAGCTCTCCGGCTCCATCCCCTGCGTCGCTGGcatcacctccagcaagggtgGCATGAGCAAGACCACCACCACCGCCAACATCGGCCTCTCCCTCGCTTGTCTTGGCTTCTCCGTGGTCGCCATTGACGTCGACGTCAGCCTCCGCAACCTCGACCTCCTCCTCGACATCGAGAATCGCGTCAACTACACCGTGATCGAGGTCCTGAATGGTGACTGCCGCCTAGACCAAGTCCTCGTCCGCGACAAGCGCTGGTCCAACTTCGAACTCCTTTGCATCTCCAAACCCCACTCCAAACTCCCCCTCGAATTTGGCGGCAAGGCCCTTACCTGGCTCGTGGACATGCTGAAAGCACGTTCACAGCGCTGGTCGACTTCATCCTCATCGACTGCCCCGCTGGCATTGACGCCAGCTTCATCACCGCCATCACGCCAGCCAACGAGGCCATCCTCATCACCACCCCCGACATCACCAGCCTCCACGACGCCGACCGCGACATCGGCCTCCTCGAATGTGATGTAATTTCACCGTTCGAACAAGCTGCGTGGAGGCTCGTGGAGCAAGATAGCATGCAGGCCGTAAT from Glycine soja cultivar W05 chromosome 8, ASM419377v2, whole genome shotgun sequence includes:
- the LOC114424444 gene encoding NADH--cytochrome b5 reductase 1-like; its protein translation is MLELPFNMALRFPKLDFKSFPFTENLNPELLGHVVALVAVGFTAAYIYYRAKHPKGSLDPKNFKEFKLIKKTQLSHNVARFKFALPTPSSVLGLPVGKNILARGKDSQGEEVMRSYTPITLDSNIGYFELVVKMYPNGKMSHHFRQMKEGDYLAVRGPKGRFSYKPGQVRAFGMIAGGSGITPMFQLIRAILENPKDKTKVHLVYANVTVDDILLKEELDNFANKFAQRFEVYHVLNKPPEQWNGGIGFISKEIIKSHCPEPAQDIQILRCGPPPMNKAMATHLDALGYTSNMQFEF